A genomic window from Akkermansiaceae bacterium includes:
- a CDS encoding ABC transporter permease subunit, whose protein sequence is MFTIFKRELKSYFTQPTAYAVICIFLFMSLFLTFTMGNFIQTGDANLEWSFFFWHPWIFMLLAPALGMRLWSDEQRSGTIELLGTFPTTIWSAILAKYLAASVVWAIALLLTYPMVIAVNTLGDPDNLTIFSGYIGSFLLCCTFLAITCLISAFTSDQVSCLIISCTICVLLVVIGFDHVVRAFAQSFSESTTDAIVSTAVLDHYQPLLRGAVRIQDLVYFFSIIIACLLSTSAILNAKRA, encoded by the coding sequence CCCAGCCCACGGCCTACGCGGTAATCTGTATTTTCCTCTTCATGTCCCTGTTCCTCACTTTCACCATGGGGAACTTCATTCAAACCGGCGACGCAAACCTCGAGTGGTCGTTTTTCTTCTGGCATCCATGGATCTTCATGCTGCTCGCCCCGGCCCTTGGAATGCGCCTCTGGTCGGATGAGCAACGCAGCGGCACCATCGAGCTGTTAGGAACTTTCCCGACTACCATCTGGTCGGCCATCCTTGCCAAATACCTCGCGGCATCAGTGGTTTGGGCCATTGCCCTGCTACTGACCTATCCGATGGTGATTGCCGTCAACACACTTGGAGACCCTGACAACCTGACCATTTTCTCAGGATACATCGGCAGCTTCCTGCTCTGCTGCACCTTCCTCGCCATCACCTGCCTGATTTCAGCCTTCACCAGCGACCAGGTGAGTTGCCTGATTATTTCATGCACGATCTGTGTGCTGCTGGTGGTGATTGGTTTCGACCACGTCGTCAGGGCCTTTGCCCAGTCGTTTTCGGAGTCCACCACAGACGCGATTGTCTCGACCGCCGTCCTCGACCACTACCAGCCGTTGCTCCGGGGCGCAGTGCGCATCCAGGACCTGGTTTACTTTTTCTCCATCATCATCGCCTGCCTCCTGAGCACCAGCGCCATCCTCAACGCCAAGCGCGCTTAA